A window of the Miscanthus floridulus cultivar M001 chromosome 14, ASM1932011v1, whole genome shotgun sequence genome harbors these coding sequences:
- the LOC136504469 gene encoding protein FAR1-RELATED SEQUENCE 5-like isoform X1, which produces MLVRDLEFLNTQMVMAMEGERTEGDELIADYVDCLMSLDTNARPVHSDGLILGTAVGEGGSVGAGTDPDGTRDFPSAEDPSEPVLGMTFESDEAAKAFYNEYARRLGFPFRVGRSRRSKGTEEVVVMKRFVCSREGMYKKKQTSPDDATRKRERMSMREGCNAMMEVVREADHWVVSKLEKAHNHDLGTCSAKVGYLRARGLLGGGSDKATMVGPDEMAFLRQNVLGEGGDAQGLLDYLKKMQANDPAFCHAIQVDKNGCVVNVFWADARAKAAYRHFGDAITFDTTYKKNKYMMPFVTFSGVNHHLQPVIFGCALLMEETEFSFIWLFETWLAAMGGKAPCSLVTDQNRAMKAAIGKVFPNSCHRFCKWNILSRTKQKLTHTYSEHPTLRDELESCVLESETISSFETTWMSIIDRYDLRKNSWLQAIYNIRQKWVPLYLMDTFFAETSPTWKLETMNDFYKKYFNSKTTLEVFLNQFDSSLAGRYEDEAKADMDASLNKATTKTASLIEKQAAITYTKAVFSKFQEEFTESLGFIIQKTEDGCISKYSITKDEDPSDTFYVTYNASNKMANCSCKYFEFSGILCRHILGVYIIVDPRTLPLEYFMKRWTRWARDDDALLEDNNNNTHDEDASQSTTSRYNALCADAIRCAEKGAGSEAVYKAAKDILQKAYEEIIAYERNPGRGSQRDAININEDVTIDDAMNDQSMPDSGRKVTNLLGQFLDSTWSPV; this is translated from the exons ATGCTCGTACGGGATCTTGAATTCTTGAACACGCAGATGGTAATGGCCATGGAGGGGGAAAGGACGGAAGGCGACGAGTTGATTGCCGATTATGTGGATTGCCTCATGTCTCTGGACACCAATGCCCGTCCTGTCCACAGCGACGGTCTCATCCTCGGTACTGCAGTCGGGGAAGGAGGGTCAGTCGGGGCCGGAACGGATCCAGATGGCACGAGAGATTTCCCCTCAGCCGAGGACCCCAGTGAGCCCGTGCTCGGCATGACGTTCGAGTCCGATGAGGCTGCCAAGGCGTTCTACAACGAGTACGCCAGGCGGCTCGGCTTCCCCTTCCGTGTCGGCAGGTCTCGGCGGTCCAAGGGCACGGAGGAGGTTGTCGTCATGAAGAGGTTCGTCTGCTCCAGGGAAGGGATGTACAAGAAGAAACAGACCTCGCCAGATGACGCGACGAGGAAGCGTGAGCGGATGTCTATGCGGGAAGGTTGCAACGCTATGATGGAGGTGGTTCGGGAGGCGGACCACTGGGTTGTCTCCAAGCTTGAGAAGGCTCACAACCATGACCTGGGAACTTGTAGTGCCAAGGTTGGGTACCTTCGTGCGAGAGGTTTGCTTGGTGGTGGCTCTGATAAGGCCACGATGGTGGGGCCTGACGAGATGGCGTTTCTCAGGCAGAATGTCCTTGGGGAAGGAGGGGACGCTCAGGGCCTGCTTGATTATCTCAAGAAGATGCAAGCCAATGACCCTGCATTCTGCCATGCTATACAGGTTGACAAGAATGGCTGTGTGGTGAATGTTTTCTGGGCTGATGCTAGGGCCAAAGCAGCTTACCGGCATTTCGGGGATGCTATAACGTTCGACACGACGTACAAGAAGAACAAGTATATGATGCCCTTTGTTACTTTCTCAGGAGTCAACCATCATCTGCAGCCTGTTATTTTTGGATGTGCGTTGCTTATGGAAGAGACGGAGTTCTCATTTATATGGCTATTTGAAACATGGTTAGCAGCAATGGGAGGTAAGGCGCCATGCTCGTTGGTCACTGATCAAAACAGGGCTATGAAGGCTGCAATTGGGAAGGTTTTTCCGAATTCCTGTCACCGTTTCTGTAAGTGGAATATTTTGAGTAGAACCAAGCAAAAGCTGACCCATACATACTCAGAGCATCCAACCCTAAGAGACGAGCTTGAGAGCTGTGTTCTTGAGTCTGAAACCATCTCGTCCTTCGAAACAACTTGGATGTCAATCATTGATAGATATGACTTGAGAAAGAATTCATGGCTTCAAGCAATATACAATATCCGCCAAAAGTGGGTTCCTTTGTACCTGATGGATACATTCTTTGCAGAAACATCTCCCACATGGAAATTGGAAACCATGAATGATTTCTATAAGAAATATTTCAATTCAAAAACAACGCTTGAAGTTTTTCTTAATCAGTTTGATTCGAGCTTGGCAGGCCGATATGAGGATGAAGCAAAAGCAGATATGGATGCCAGCTTAAATAAGGCAACTACAAAAACTGCATCACTAATAGAAAAACAGGCAGCAATCACCTATACCAAAGCAGTCTTCAGTAAGTTTCAGGAGGAATTTACAGAGTCTCTGGGGTTTATCATTCAGAAGACTGAAGATGGCTGCATAAGTAAATACAGCATCACAAAAGATGAAGATCCATCGGACACATTCTATGTGACTTACAATGCTTCCAATAAGATGGCAAACTGTAGTTGCAAGTATTTTGAATTCTCAGGTATATTGTGCCGTCATATTCTTGGAGTATACATAATAGTTGATCCGCGGACACTTCCACTTGAATATTTTATGAAACGTTGGACAAGGTGGGCAAGAGATGATGATGCTTTGTTAGAAGATAATAACAACAATACTCACGATGAGGATGCTTCTCAGTCCACCACAAGCCGCTACAATGCCCTATGTGCTGATGCCATCAGATGTGCTGAGAAAGGAGCTGGATCAGAGGCAGTATATAAAGCAGCAAAAGATATCTTACAGAAGGCATATGAAGAGATTATTGCTTATGAAAGAAATCCTGGCCGGGGATCTCAAAGGGATGCTATAAACATCAACGAGGATGTCACGATAGATGATGCGATGAATGATCAATCTATGCCAGATTCTGGACGAAAG GTGACTAATCTACTAGGCCAGTTTCTTGACTCCACTTGGTCTCCGGTCTAG
- the LOC136504469 gene encoding protein FAR1-RELATED SEQUENCE 5-like isoform X2, with amino-acid sequence MLVRDLEFLNTQMVMAMEGERTEGDELIADYVDCLMSLDTNARPVHSDGLILGTAVGEGGSVGAGTDPDGTRDFPSAEDPSEPVLGMTFESDEAAKAFYNEYARRLGFPFRVGRSRRSKGTEEVVVMKRFVCSREGMYKKKQTSPDDATRKRERMSMREGCNAMMEVVREADHWVVSKLEKAHNHDLGTCSAKVGYLRARGLLGGGSDKATMVGPDEMAFLRQNVLGEGGDAQGLLDYLKKMQANDPAFCHAIQVDKNGCVVNVFWADARAKAAYRHFGDAITFDTTYKKNKYMMPFVTFSGVNHHLQPVIFGCALLMEETEFSFIWLFETWLAAMGGKAPCSLVTDQNRAMKAAIGKVFPNSCHRFCKWNILSRTKQKLTHTYSEHPTLRDELESCVLESETISSFETTWMSIIDRYDLRKNSWLQAIYNIRQKWVPLYLMDTFFAETSPTWKLETMNDFYKKYFNSKTTLEVFLNQFDSSLAGRYEDEAKADMDASLNKATTKTASLIEKQAAITYTKAVFSKFQEEFTESLGFIIQKTEDGCISKYSITKDEDPSDTFYVTYNASNKMANCSCKYFEFSGILCRHILGVYIIVDPRTLPLEYFMKRWTRWARDDDALLEDNNNNTHDEDASQSTTSRYNALCADAIRCAEKGAGSEAVYKAAKDILQKAYEEIIAYERNPGRGSQRDAININEDVTIDDAMNDQSMPDSGRKVTIKI; translated from the exons ATGCTCGTACGGGATCTTGAATTCTTGAACACGCAGATGGTAATGGCCATGGAGGGGGAAAGGACGGAAGGCGACGAGTTGATTGCCGATTATGTGGATTGCCTCATGTCTCTGGACACCAATGCCCGTCCTGTCCACAGCGACGGTCTCATCCTCGGTACTGCAGTCGGGGAAGGAGGGTCAGTCGGGGCCGGAACGGATCCAGATGGCACGAGAGATTTCCCCTCAGCCGAGGACCCCAGTGAGCCCGTGCTCGGCATGACGTTCGAGTCCGATGAGGCTGCCAAGGCGTTCTACAACGAGTACGCCAGGCGGCTCGGCTTCCCCTTCCGTGTCGGCAGGTCTCGGCGGTCCAAGGGCACGGAGGAGGTTGTCGTCATGAAGAGGTTCGTCTGCTCCAGGGAAGGGATGTACAAGAAGAAACAGACCTCGCCAGATGACGCGACGAGGAAGCGTGAGCGGATGTCTATGCGGGAAGGTTGCAACGCTATGATGGAGGTGGTTCGGGAGGCGGACCACTGGGTTGTCTCCAAGCTTGAGAAGGCTCACAACCATGACCTGGGAACTTGTAGTGCCAAGGTTGGGTACCTTCGTGCGAGAGGTTTGCTTGGTGGTGGCTCTGATAAGGCCACGATGGTGGGGCCTGACGAGATGGCGTTTCTCAGGCAGAATGTCCTTGGGGAAGGAGGGGACGCTCAGGGCCTGCTTGATTATCTCAAGAAGATGCAAGCCAATGACCCTGCATTCTGCCATGCTATACAGGTTGACAAGAATGGCTGTGTGGTGAATGTTTTCTGGGCTGATGCTAGGGCCAAAGCAGCTTACCGGCATTTCGGGGATGCTATAACGTTCGACACGACGTACAAGAAGAACAAGTATATGATGCCCTTTGTTACTTTCTCAGGAGTCAACCATCATCTGCAGCCTGTTATTTTTGGATGTGCGTTGCTTATGGAAGAGACGGAGTTCTCATTTATATGGCTATTTGAAACATGGTTAGCAGCAATGGGAGGTAAGGCGCCATGCTCGTTGGTCACTGATCAAAACAGGGCTATGAAGGCTGCAATTGGGAAGGTTTTTCCGAATTCCTGTCACCGTTTCTGTAAGTGGAATATTTTGAGTAGAACCAAGCAAAAGCTGACCCATACATACTCAGAGCATCCAACCCTAAGAGACGAGCTTGAGAGCTGTGTTCTTGAGTCTGAAACCATCTCGTCCTTCGAAACAACTTGGATGTCAATCATTGATAGATATGACTTGAGAAAGAATTCATGGCTTCAAGCAATATACAATATCCGCCAAAAGTGGGTTCCTTTGTACCTGATGGATACATTCTTTGCAGAAACATCTCCCACATGGAAATTGGAAACCATGAATGATTTCTATAAGAAATATTTCAATTCAAAAACAACGCTTGAAGTTTTTCTTAATCAGTTTGATTCGAGCTTGGCAGGCCGATATGAGGATGAAGCAAAAGCAGATATGGATGCCAGCTTAAATAAGGCAACTACAAAAACTGCATCACTAATAGAAAAACAGGCAGCAATCACCTATACCAAAGCAGTCTTCAGTAAGTTTCAGGAGGAATTTACAGAGTCTCTGGGGTTTATCATTCAGAAGACTGAAGATGGCTGCATAAGTAAATACAGCATCACAAAAGATGAAGATCCATCGGACACATTCTATGTGACTTACAATGCTTCCAATAAGATGGCAAACTGTAGTTGCAAGTATTTTGAATTCTCAGGTATATTGTGCCGTCATATTCTTGGAGTATACATAATAGTTGATCCGCGGACACTTCCACTTGAATATTTTATGAAACGTTGGACAAGGTGGGCAAGAGATGATGATGCTTTGTTAGAAGATAATAACAACAATACTCACGATGAGGATGCTTCTCAGTCCACCACAAGCCGCTACAATGCCCTATGTGCTGATGCCATCAGATGTGCTGAGAAAGGAGCTGGATCAGAGGCAGTATATAAAGCAGCAAAAGATATCTTACAGAAGGCATATGAAGAGATTATTGCTTATGAAAGAAATCCTGGCCGGGGATCTCAAAGGGATGCTATAAACATCAACGAGGATGTCACGATAGATGATGCGATGAATGATCAATCTATGCCAGATTCTGGACGAAAG GTAACAATTAAGATCTAA